A genome region from Eremothecium gossypii ATCC 10895 chromosome VII, complete sequence includes the following:
- a CDS encoding AGL319Cp (Syntenic homolog of Saccharomyces cerevisiae YPR046W (MCM16)), which produces MHSALAARQHMDTTDLYADYVDATAALIRALARLYLAQQGCVAPDPAQLEHYVRHQLAAAANAATTRLLPGNPLAAQLQALRSESYHADAEIRAQLAAQWRLLKVFADQRATYCALAEDTAVIYGQLRARHAARTRRPAHRAPATERLRELLLLLILQGGYHGTHPRVDAWVQSLTIT; this is translated from the coding sequence ATGCACAGTGCTCTCGCAGCACGCCAACACATGGACACCACGGATCTCTACGCAGACTACGTGGACGCTACCGCCGCGCTTATCCGCGCACTTGCAAGGCTCTACCTTGCCCAGCAGGGCTGCGTTGCGCCCGACCCGGCCCAGCTGGAGCACTACGTCCGACACCAGCTGGCAGCGGCCGCCAACGCCGCCACCACCCGCCTTTTGCCTGGAAACCCGCTGGCAGCCCAGCTACAGGCCCTACGATCCGAGAGCTACCACGCAGATGCTGAGATCCGTGCACAGCTAGCCGCTCAGTGGCGCTTGCTGAAGGTTTTTGCTGACCAACGCGCGACCTACTGCGCGCTCGCAGAGGACACCGCCGTTATATATGGCCAGCTTCGAGCACGCCACGCCGCACGCACCCGGCGCCCCGCACACCGCGCCCCCGCTACTGAGCGTTTACGCGAGCTACTCCTACTTCTCATCCTCCAGGGCGGCTACCATGGCACGCACCCCCGCGTGGACGCCTGGGTGCAGAGCTTGacgatcacgtga
- the VPS25 gene encoding ESCRT-II subunit protein VPS25 (Syntenic homolog of Saccharomyces cerevisiae YJR102C (VPS25)): protein MAMASELPSIYNFPPLYTRQPNSLIRAQQLDAWLGVLKDYARGRRVWIMGHDGSAREPKDEGSVFFNVQLQRRVPGPFVDEIWAHALAKGAALRHSADSFYVLWRSLDSWSALLLQWFETCGRLNQVVTIYELVAGDESAMWEFHGMHDGLCELALGKLVERGRATLISNDGSVVAVKVI from the coding sequence ATGGCTATGGCGTCGGAGCTGCCGTCCATATACAACTTTCCGCCGCTTTACACGAGGCAACCGAATTCGCTGATCcgtgcgcagcagctggatgCGTGGCTCGGGGTGCTCAAGGATTATGCGCGCGGTAGGCGCGTGTGGATAATGGGGCATGACGGGAGCGCGCGAGAGCCCAAAGACGAAGGCAGCGTATTCTTCAACGTGCAGTTGCAGCGGCGTGTGCCGGGCCCATTTGTGGACGAGATCTGGGCGCACGCACTGGCCAAGGGCGCGGCACTACGGCATTCGGCGGACAGTTTCTATGTACTATGGCGATCGCTTGACTCATGgagcgcgctgctgctgcagtgGTTCGAGACGTGTGGCCGGCTGAACCAGGTAGTGACCATCTATGAGCTCGTAGCTGGGGACGAGTCTGCGATGTGGGAGTTCCACGGGATGCACGACGGTCTCTGTGAGCTGGCGCTGGGGAAACTGGTGgagcgcggccgcgccacCTTGATCTCGAATGATGGCAGCGTTGTGGCTGTCAAAGTTATATAG